The DNA region GGATTATCGGGCCAAGAACTCATTGTCGATGATCGCATTCGGCCCGCTTTCCTGCCGCCCGCCCAGACATTTCCGGAATGAACTCCCGGGTTGTTGCGGAATGGCTCCCGCGACCGCGTATTGAGCGCAACCACGACTCCGCGGTCGCCCTGGTGGAAATGGCACAACGGACCGGCGCCGGGCATGCGAGGCCGCTGCAGCAAGGCCCGTATCCTGGGTCGATACATAGCGAAAGGTTTTCCAGTGGTCGAGAATCGGCACGGCGACGAACAACGCCCCGCTCGTGGCACCCAGGGCGGCGCCGCGCGTGGCGGACAACGTCGCGGGCAGCGCCCGAATGTCCCGGGCCGCTCGGGACCCGACCGGGCCCGTCGGGCGCAACCCCAGACAGGTGCCGGCGGCCGACCGGACCGCGGCGGGGACCGAACACCCGGTCCGGCGATCCCGGCCGATGTCGACGCCAAACAGCTGGCGCCCGACGTGCGGCGGGAACTGACCACGCTGGATCGCACCACGGCCGATACGATCGCCCGCCATCTGGTCGCGGCCGGCAACCTGATCGACGAGGACCCCGAAGCCGCGCTAGCGCATGCGCAGGCGGCGCGGACGCGCTCGGGGCGGATCGCCGCGATTCGCGAAGCCGTCGGGATCGCGGCCTATCGGTGCGGCGACTGGGCTCAGGCGCTGGCCGAGCTCCGGGCCGCCCGCCGGATGGGCAGCAAGTCGATGCTGCTGCCGCTGATCGCCGATTGCGAACGGGGAGTGGGCCGGCCGGAGCGTGCGCTCGAGCTCGCCCGCGGCCCGGAGGCGGCCGCGCTGGTCGGTGACGACGCCGACGAGATGCGCATCGTGACCGCCGGCGCCCGCGCCGATCTCGGCCAACTGGAGCAGGCTTTGGCCGTGCTGGCATCGCCGGCCCCGGACCCCTCCCGAACCGGCCAGACCCCGGCGCGGCTGTTCTACGCCTACGCCGAGGCGCTGCTGGCGCTCGGCCGCACCGATGAGGCGCTGCAGTGGTTCCTGCATTCCGGCCGCGCCGACATCGACGGCGTCACCGACGCCGAAGAGCGGGTCAGCGAGCTGGCCTGAGATGAGTACGCTGGCACAACTTCACGACTGTCTGCTGCTCGACCTCGACGGCACAGTGTTCCGGGGGCACGCTCCCACCGACGGGGCCGTCGAAGCGCTGGCCGCTGTCACCGCACGCCAGTTGTTCGTGACCAACAACGCCTCGCGCAGCGCCGAGGATGTCGCGGCGCACCTGCGTGAGCTGGGCTTCGCGGCGGTCGGCGCCGACGTGGTGACCAGCGCGCAGAGCGCCGCGGGTCTGCTCGCCGAAAAGCTCCCCGGCGGAGCGCACGTGCTGGTGGTCGGCACCGAGGCGTTGGCCGACGAGGTCAGCGCCGTGGGCCTGGTTCCGGTGCGGATGTTCGCCGACGACCCGGTTGCCGTGGTGCAGGGACACTCGGTGGACACCGGTTGGGCGCAGTTGGCCGAGGCGGCCCTGGCCGTCCGGGCCGGCGCACTGTGGGTCGCCGCCAACGTGGACAAGACGTTGCCGTCGGAGCGCGGCCTGCTGCCGGGCAACGGTTCCATGGTGGCAGCGCTGCAAACCGCGACCGACGCCGTTCCGCTGGTGGCCGGCAAGCCCGCCCCCACGCTGATGACGGATGCGTTGTCGCGCGGGCGTTTTCACGCCCCGTTGGTGGTCGGGGACAGGTTGGACACCGACATCGCCGGCGCGAACGCCGCCAGCCTGCCCAGCCTGATGGTGCTCACCGGGGTCAGCACGGCGCGCGAGGCGGTGCACGCGGTGCCCGAGCAGCGACCGACCCACATCGCGGCCACCCTCACCGGTTTGCATGCCGAGGCAGAGCGGTTGGCGGTGGCGGCGCAACCGGGCTGGCGGGTCACCCACGACGGCCCGGTCGTGCGGGTCGAGGCGCTGGGGCCCGACGTCGACGGTGACGGGCTGGCCGTGGTCCGGGCGACCGCGCATGCGATCTGGGCGAGCGGCCTCGAGCAGGTCACCATCGAGGCGGCGGACGACATCGCCGAGGCGGCACTGCGGCGCTGGTCCCTCTTGGACTCGGCGATCGACTAGCGTGGGGGCCGCAATGGCTACCGACCCGAACCAGATCCGCGCGCAAATCGACGAACTGCTCGCGACGCTGCCCCCGACCGATCTGCACGGTGGGGAGGGCCTTGATCAGCACGGCGCCGAGCTGGACATCGACCAGATCGCGCTTCGCCTCGAAGAGGCCCACGACGTGCTGGTCCGGGCGCTGGAGTCGGTGGAGAAAGGCTGAGCGCACGGTGGCGCGGCGTATGCGAGTGGACGCTGAGCTGGTCCGGCGGGGACTGGCGCGGTCTCGGCAACAAGCCGCGGAGCTGATCGACGCCGGGCGGGTCAGCATCGACGGCATGCCCGCCTCCAAACCCGCCACCGCGGTCTCGGCCGACGCCGCGCTCAAGGTCGCCGACGACGGCGAACGGTCCTGGGTGTCGCGCGGGGCGCACAAGCTGATCGGCGCGCTCGACGCGTTCGGAATCGATGTCGCGGGCCGGCGGTGCCTGGACGCCGGGGCGTCCACCGGCGGTTTCACCGAGGTGCTGCTGGACCGCGGCGCCCGCGAAGTGGTGGCCGTCGACGTCGGCTACGGGCAGCTGGCGTGGTCGCTGCGCTCGGATGAACGGGTCGTCGTCGTGGAGCGCACCAACGTGCGGGAGTTGACCGCCGAGGCCATCGGCGGCGAGGTGGGACTCGTCGTGGCGGATCTGTCCTTCATCTCGTTGTCCACGGTGTTACCCGCACTGGCCGCGTGCGCGTCTCAGGACGCCGATATCGTTCCTATGGTGAAGCCACAGTTCGAGGTCGGAAAGGGCCAGGTCGGTGCGGGTGGGGTGGTTCAGGATCCCGCGCTGCGCACCGCCGCGGTGCTGTCGGTCGCGCGGCGGGCCGCCGACTTGAACTGGTACACCATGGCGGCGACGGCCAGTCCACTTCCGGGCCCGTCCGGCAACGTGGAGTACTTCCTGTGGCTGACGTCCGACCGCGAGCACGCGCTGCACGATCAGCAGCTGGAAGCCGCCATCGCGCGGTCGGTCGACGAAGGGCCGCAATGACCTCCGCACGTACCGTCCTGCTCGTCGTGCACACCGGCCGCGAGCGTGCCACCGAGGTCGCCCGGCACGTCGAAAAGGTGCTGGGCGACAACGATATCGCGCTGCGGGTGCTCTCGGCCGAGGCCGTCGACCGCGGCACCCTGCGGTTGTCGCCCGAGGATGTCCGGCGACTCGGAGTGGAGATCGACGTCGTCGACGCCGACGAGGACGCCGCCCAAGGCTGCGAGCTGGTGATGGTCCTCGGCGGCGACGGCACGTTTCTGCGCGCGGCCGAACTGGCCCGCGGCGCCGACATCCCGGTGCTGGGGGTCAACCTCGGCCGGATCGGCTTCCTGGCCGAGGCCGAGGCCGACGCCATCGATTCGGTGCTCGAACACGTCATCACCCGCGGCTACCGGGTCGAGACCCGGATGACGCTGGATCTGGCGGTGACCGTCGGCGGGGAGGTGATCCACCGCGGTTGGGCGTTGAACGAGGCGAGCCTGGAAAAGGGGCCGCGGCTCGGCGTGCTCGGCGCCGTCGTCGAGGTCGACGGACGGCCGGTGTCCTCGTTCGGCTGCGACGGTGTGCTGGTCTCGACCCCCACCGGTTCCACCGCCTACGCGTTCTCGGCGGGCGGACCGGTGCTGTGGCCGGACCTGGAGGCAATCCTGGTGGTGCCAAGCAACGCGCACGCGCTGTTCGCGCGTCCCATGGTGACGAGTCCGGACGCGCGGATCGCCGTCGAGATCGAGCGCGACGGACACGACGCCCTGGTGTTCTGCGACGGTCGGCGCGAGATGCCGCTGCCGGCCGGCGGACGGCTCGAGGTGACTCGGTCGAACACCCCGATCAAATGGATCCGGCTCGACAGCGCCCCGTTCACCGATCGGCTGGTGCGCAAGTTCCGGTTGCCGGTCACCGGCTGGCGCGGGAAGTAGCGCGTGCTCTCGGAAATCAGGATCGAGTCGCTGGGCGCCATCAAGGCCGCCGACGCGGAGTTCGACCGCGGCCTGACGGTGCTCACCGGTGAGACCGGCACCGGCAAGACCATGGTGGTGACCGGTTTGCATCTGCTCGGCGGAGCGCGCGCCGACGCCAACCGGGTGCGTTCCGGCGCGACGCGCGCGGTGGTCGAGGGGCGGTTCAGCACCGCCGACCTCGGCGACGGTTTGACCGCGCAGGTCGAGGAGATCCTCGATGCCTCCGGTGCCGACCGCGACGAGGACGGCAGCGTCATCGCACTGCGCTCGGTCAGCCGCGACGGACCGTCGCGCGCCTACCTCGGCGGGCGCAGCGTGCCGGCGAAATCGTTGAGTACCTTCACCACCCAGCTGCTGACCCTGCACGGGCAGAACGACCAGCTCCGGCTGATGCGCACCGACGAACAGCGCGGCGCTCTCGACCGATTCGCCGACGTCGCCGGACCGCTGCGGCGCTACCGCGCGCTGCGCACCGAATGGCTGCAGGCCCGCCGCGATCTGACCGAACGCACCGACAGCGCCCGCGAGTTGGCCCAGGAGGCCGACCGGCTGAGCTTCGCGTTGGAGGAGATCGACAGCATCGATCCCAGCCCGGGCGAGGACGTCGCACTGGTCGCGGACATCAAGCGGCTGTCCGAACTCGACGCCTTGCGGGAGGCCGCGATCACCGCGCGGCTGGCGCTGGCCGGCGGCGACGAGGCCGACGGCGCCGAGCAGGCGGCCTCGGCGGCGCACCTGGTGGCCGCGGCCAAGGCCGCGCTGGAAAGCACCGACGACGCGGCGCTGCAGGGGCTGGGCCACCAGCTGACCGACGCCCTGACCGTCGTCGAGGACGTCGCCCGCGAGGTCGGCGGGTATCTGGGTGAGCTGCCCAGCGATGCGAGCACGTTGGAGACCAAACTGGCGCGCCAGGGCGAGCTGCGGACGTTGACCCGCAAGTACGCCCCCGACGTGGACGGGGTGCTGGCCTGGGCCGCGCAGGCCCGGGAGCGGCTGGCCCAGCTCGACGTCTCCGAGGAGGCGCTGGCTGGTTTGCAGCAGCGGGTGGACGAGGCGGCGGGCCGGCTGGCCGAGGTGGCCGCCGAGTTGACCCGCGTCCGCACCAAGGCCGCCAAGCGGTTGGCCAAGGCCGTCACCGCCGAATTGGCGGGTTTGGCCATGGCCCAAGCCGAATTCACCATCGACGTGACCCCGATGCCCGCCGCGGCAGATGATTCGGCGCCGCTGCGGCTCAGCTCGGGGCAGACCGTGCACGCCGGGTCCGCCGGGATCGACGCGGTGGAGTTCGGCTTCACCGCCCACCGCGGCAGCACCGTGCTGCCGCTGACCAAGAGCGCCTCCGGCGGCGAACTCTCCCGCGTCATGCTGGCCCTGGAAGTGGTGCTGGCCGCCTCGGTCGAGGGCACGACGATGGTGTTCGACGAGGTCGACGCCGGGGTCGGCGGCCGGGCCGCGGTGCAGATCGGGCGCCGGCTGGCGCGGCTGGCCCGCACCCATCAGGTCATCGTGGTCACCCATCTGCCGCAGGTCGCGGCCTACGCCGACACCCACCTGGTGGTCGATGCGCTGGCGCGCGACGGGTCCAGCCGGGTGCGTCGCCTCGACGACGACGAGCGGGTGGCCGAGTTGGCGCGGATGCTGGCCGGGCTGGGGGAGTCCGACACCGGCCGGGCGCATGCGCGTGAACTCCTCGACGCCGCGCAGCAGGAACGCGTGTCGGCCTCGTAAGGACGCCAAGGTCCCAAGGGACCGCCGAGAGACATAGCACCCGCAGCTCTCGTTTCTGTTGCAGATGTGACGCAATGTGACTTCTGAGGCAGAAGTTACGGCGCGCCTCCCCGGCCCGGCCGGGGTTCAGCGACAGAATCGGCTCCCATGAGGATGGCAGCGCTTCTCTCTCGTAACGGCAGTTCTCGACCCGGTGTGATGGGTACGGCGCGGGTGGACCGTGACATCGACCGCCTCCTGCGCCGGGTGGAGCCTGGGGACATTGTGGTGCTCGACGTGTTGGACCTGGACCGGGTCACCGCCGACGCACTGGTGGACGCCAACATCGCCGGTGTGGTCAACGCCTCGCCGTCGATCTCCGGCCGCTACCCCAACCTCGGACCCGAGGTGCTGGTGACCAACGGCATCGCACTCATCGACGAGACCGGGCCCGACGTCTTCAAGAAGGTCAAGGACGGCGCCCGGGTTCGGTTGCACAACGGCGGCGTGTACTCCGGCGACCGGCGCCTGATCCTGGGTGTCGAACGCACCGACGAAGAGATCGTCGACAAGATGCACGAGGCCAAGAGCGGGCTGGTCAGTCACCTGGAGGCGTTCGCGGGCAACACCATCGAATTCATCCGCAGCGAGAGCCCACTGCTGATCGACGGCATCGGCATCCCGGACATCGAAGTCGACCTGCGCCGGCGCCACGTCGTGGTGGTGGCCGAGGAACCCAATGCCGCCGAGGACCTCAAGGGCCTCAAACCGTTCATCAAGGAGTATCAGCCGGTCCTGATCGGCGTCGGCAGCGGAGCCGATCTGCTCCGCAAAGCCGGGTATCGACCGCAACTGATCGTCGGTGACCCCGAGCAGATGAGTGCCGATGTCCTCAAATCCGGTGCGCAGGTGGTACTTCCGGCCGATGCGGACGGCCATGCACCCGGCCTGGAGCGCATTCAGGACCTGGGCGTCGGCGCGATGACGTTCCCGGCGGCCGGATCGGCGGCGGACCTGGCGCTGCTGCTGGCCGACCATCACGGGGCCGCGCTGATTGTCACCGTCGGCCACACCGCCAGCATCGAGGAGTTCTTCGACCGCAACCGTCAGCAGAGCAACCCGTCGACCTTCCTGACCCGGCTCAAGGTGGGGGAGAAGTTGGTGGATGCCAAGGCCGTCGCCACGCTCT from Mycolicibacterium sp. MU0053 includes:
- a CDS encoding tetratricopeptide repeat protein, which produces MVENRHGDEQRPARGTQGGAARGGQRRGQRPNVPGRSGPDRARRAQPQTGAGGRPDRGGDRTPGPAIPADVDAKQLAPDVRRELTTLDRTTADTIARHLVAAGNLIDEDPEAALAHAQAARTRSGRIAAIREAVGIAAYRCGDWAQALAELRAARRMGSKSMLLPLIADCERGVGRPERALELARGPEAAALVGDDADEMRIVTAGARADLGQLEQALAVLASPAPDPSRTGQTPARLFYAYAEALLALGRTDEALQWFLHSGRADIDGVTDAEERVSELA
- a CDS encoding HAD-IIA family hydrolase — translated: MSTLAQLHDCLLLDLDGTVFRGHAPTDGAVEALAAVTARQLFVTNNASRSAEDVAAHLRELGFAAVGADVVTSAQSAAGLLAEKLPGGAHVLVVGTEALADEVSAVGLVPVRMFADDPVAVVQGHSVDTGWAQLAEAALAVRAGALWVAANVDKTLPSERGLLPGNGSMVAALQTATDAVPLVAGKPAPTLMTDALSRGRFHAPLVVGDRLDTDIAGANAASLPSLMVLTGVSTAREAVHAVPEQRPTHIAATLTGLHAEAERLAVAAQPGWRVTHDGPVVRVEALGPDVDGDGLAVVRATAHAIWASGLEQVTIEAADDIAEAALRRWSLLDSAID
- a CDS encoding TlyA family RNA methyltransferase, coding for MARRMRVDAELVRRGLARSRQQAAELIDAGRVSIDGMPASKPATAVSADAALKVADDGERSWVSRGAHKLIGALDAFGIDVAGRRCLDAGASTGGFTEVLLDRGAREVVAVDVGYGQLAWSLRSDERVVVVERTNVRELTAEAIGGEVGLVVADLSFISLSTVLPALAACASQDADIVPMVKPQFEVGKGQVGAGGVVQDPALRTAAVLSVARRAADLNWYTMAATASPLPGPSGNVEYFLWLTSDREHALHDQQLEAAIARSVDEGPQ
- a CDS encoding NAD kinase, whose amino-acid sequence is MTSARTVLLVVHTGRERATEVARHVEKVLGDNDIALRVLSAEAVDRGTLRLSPEDVRRLGVEIDVVDADEDAAQGCELVMVLGGDGTFLRAAELARGADIPVLGVNLGRIGFLAEAEADAIDSVLEHVITRGYRVETRMTLDLAVTVGGEVIHRGWALNEASLEKGPRLGVLGAVVEVDGRPVSSFGCDGVLVSTPTGSTAYAFSAGGPVLWPDLEAILVVPSNAHALFARPMVTSPDARIAVEIERDGHDALVFCDGRREMPLPAGGRLEVTRSNTPIKWIRLDSAPFTDRLVRKFRLPVTGWRGK
- the recN gene encoding DNA repair protein RecN — translated: MLSEIRIESLGAIKAADAEFDRGLTVLTGETGTGKTMVVTGLHLLGGARADANRVRSGATRAVVEGRFSTADLGDGLTAQVEEILDASGADRDEDGSVIALRSVSRDGPSRAYLGGRSVPAKSLSTFTTQLLTLHGQNDQLRLMRTDEQRGALDRFADVAGPLRRYRALRTEWLQARRDLTERTDSARELAQEADRLSFALEEIDSIDPSPGEDVALVADIKRLSELDALREAAITARLALAGGDEADGAEQAASAAHLVAAAKAALESTDDAALQGLGHQLTDALTVVEDVAREVGGYLGELPSDASTLETKLARQGELRTLTRKYAPDVDGVLAWAAQARERLAQLDVSEEALAGLQQRVDEAAGRLAEVAAELTRVRTKAAKRLAKAVTAELAGLAMAQAEFTIDVTPMPAAADDSAPLRLSSGQTVHAGSAGIDAVEFGFTAHRGSTVLPLTKSASGGELSRVMLALEVVLAASVEGTTMVFDEVDAGVGGRAAVQIGRRLARLARTHQVIVVTHLPQVAAYADTHLVVDALARDGSSRVRRLDDDERVAELARMLAGLGESDTGRAHARELLDAAQQERVSAS
- the steA gene encoding putative cytokinetic ring protein SteA, coding for MRMAALLSRNGSSRPGVMGTARVDRDIDRLLRRVEPGDIVVLDVLDLDRVTADALVDANIAGVVNASPSISGRYPNLGPEVLVTNGIALIDETGPDVFKKVKDGARVRLHNGGVYSGDRRLILGVERTDEEIVDKMHEAKSGLVSHLEAFAGNTIEFIRSESPLLIDGIGIPDIEVDLRRRHVVVVAEEPNAAEDLKGLKPFIKEYQPVLIGVGSGADLLRKAGYRPQLIVGDPEQMSADVLKSGAQVVLPADADGHAPGLERIQDLGVGAMTFPAAGSAADLALLLADHHGAALIVTVGHTASIEEFFDRNRQQSNPSTFLTRLKVGEKLVDAKAVATLYRSRISGGSVAMLVLAMLIAVIVALWVSRTDTIVLEWIAQYWNRFTVLVQSWVT